A region from the Actinoplanes sp. OR16 genome encodes:
- a CDS encoding MFS transporter codes for MLLTPYRETLALPKIPSLLVVATLARIPIAAAAVVLTLHVVTDLGRGYGAAGLVGAAATIGGSIGAPVMGRLIDRRGLRPVLVLTTVAEVIYWLVAQALPYWALLPVAVVGGFLALPAFSVARQSIAALTPESHRLPAFALDSITTEMSFMAGPALGVLIATTAGPRVAMLTLAGGILLSGLGLWLLNPPTRAAHEKPVSSGERVPRRSWLKPRFVAILAVTMAATLVLSGTDVAVVAVLRESGEVHWTGAVLSLWAFFSLLGGFAYGTIRRGLPALALFAPMAVLTIPVGLGGDHWWLLALLLIPAGALCAPTITASSDAISRMIPAAARGEAMGLHNSALTVGVALGGPLAGLAIDTKGAAWGFAAVGAVGVMVALAVLPTELRRRRALPNSEPEPSPAEPSAAQPSPADPSAALASSAVLSPAQPSSAQPVPVPPSPAGSPAAQSSSASA; via the coding sequence ATGTTGCTCACGCCTTACCGGGAAACGCTTGCTCTGCCGAAGATCCCGTCGTTGCTCGTGGTCGCCACGCTCGCCCGCATCCCGATTGCGGCCGCGGCGGTGGTGCTCACGCTGCACGTCGTGACCGATCTCGGCCGGGGTTACGGCGCTGCCGGTCTGGTCGGCGCGGCAGCCACCATCGGCGGCTCGATCGGCGCGCCGGTGATGGGCCGCCTGATCGACCGGCGCGGGCTGCGCCCGGTGCTGGTGCTGACCACCGTGGCCGAGGTGATCTATTGGCTGGTGGCGCAGGCCCTGCCCTACTGGGCCCTGCTCCCGGTCGCCGTCGTCGGCGGTTTCCTGGCCCTCCCGGCGTTCTCGGTCGCCCGGCAGTCGATCGCCGCCCTGACCCCCGAGTCGCATCGGCTGCCCGCCTTCGCCCTCGACTCGATCACCACCGAGATGTCGTTCATGGCCGGGCCCGCGCTCGGCGTGCTGATCGCCACCACCGCCGGCCCGCGCGTCGCGATGCTCACCCTGGCCGGCGGCATCCTGCTGTCCGGCCTCGGCCTGTGGCTGCTCAACCCGCCGACCCGGGCCGCACACGAGAAGCCCGTCTCGAGCGGCGAGCGGGTCCCCAGGCGCAGCTGGCTCAAGCCCCGGTTCGTCGCGATCCTGGCCGTCACGATGGCCGCCACGCTCGTGCTCTCCGGCACCGACGTCGCCGTCGTCGCCGTGCTCCGCGAGTCCGGCGAGGTGCACTGGACCGGCGCGGTCCTCTCCCTCTGGGCGTTCTTCTCCCTGCTCGGCGGCTTCGCCTACGGCACGATCCGCCGCGGCCTGCCCGCCCTGGCCCTCTTCGCCCCGATGGCCGTCCTCACCATCCCGGTCGGCCTCGGCGGCGACCACTGGTGGCTCCTGGCCCTCCTGCTGATCCCGGCCGGCGCCCTCTGCGCCCCCACCATCACCGCCAGCTCCGACGCCATCAGCCGCATGATCCCCGCCGCAGCCCGAGGCGAAGCCATGGGCCTGCACAACTCGGCCCTGACCGTCGGCGTGGCGCTGGGAGGCCCCCTGGCCGGCCTGGCAATCGACACGAAGGGCGCAGCCTGGGGCTTCGCAGCCGTGGGCGCGGTGGGCGTGATGGTCGCCTTGGCAGTCCTACCCACAGAACTCCGCCGCCGCCGAGCCCTCCCCAACTCCGAACCCGAACCGTCGCCTGCCGAGCCGTCCGCCGCGCAGCCGTCGCCTGCCGATCCGTCCGCCGCGCTGGCCTCGTCCGCCGTGCTGTCGCCTGCTCAGCCGTCCTCCGCGCAGCCGGTGCCCGTCCCACCCTCGCCAGCCGGGTCGCCGGCCGCGCAGTCGTCGTCTGCTTCCGCTTAG
- a CDS encoding cupin domain-containing protein yields MEHFTIATVAEQSPDFRRVLWTGKHTQLVVMTIPPGGEIGEEVHEVDQILTFVSGVGKAIVSGQTRSVAQGDLVVVPAGRKHNFLNDGPNPLVLYTVYGPAEHADGAVHKTKEEADAAEEAGQDEPPSQ; encoded by the coding sequence ATGGAGCACTTCACGATCGCCACCGTTGCGGAGCAGAGTCCCGATTTCCGCCGTGTCCTCTGGACCGGCAAGCACACCCAGCTCGTGGTCATGACGATCCCGCCGGGCGGCGAGATCGGTGAGGAGGTCCACGAGGTGGACCAGATCCTGACCTTCGTGAGCGGGGTCGGCAAGGCCATCGTCTCCGGCCAGACCCGGAGCGTGGCGCAGGGCGACCTGGTCGTCGTGCCGGCCGGCCGCAAGCACAACTTCCTCAACGACGGGCCGAACCCGCTCGTCCTCTACACGGTTTACGGCCCGGCGGAGCACGCCGACGGCGCTGTGCACAAGACCAAGGAAGAGGCGGACGCGGCCGAGGAAGCCGGTCAGGACGAGCCGCCGTCGCAGTGA
- a CDS encoding EAL domain-containing protein, whose amino-acid sequence MTVPEERERWSPAPPSALPEPRQPVEDRAAWFTYSAAGDQIVWSATLSAMLGRPPAEKEMTRQILARYVHRDDHAKALGAITEAWTSRNTVHATVRLMRTDGGWLDVDCRLEPMMSPDGTVRGLRGTVKDVTARERTRREDARLTRRGETVQASLIEPDPATGLLTRARFADEIDRALRVAAGAVLVVRVQVEGEDPEAVRPEHNADLLRRAARLLEDQVRPEHLLGRVGPNEIGVLLAASGWSAAHEHARQLVETLAGQSSPEECLRVSAWGGLVRFEQEAEAGSHGLLIDAEQAWRQSRELRRPLTLVAHPVPVRDRQGSYRSRVADALGTDRFTLYSQPILELQTNRVTRHELLLRVLDEADGPQSPIQVLDTAERLDAIFDIDLWVVERAMRLAAEEPGLCLQVNLSGRSVGDPRLTAEVEKLLERYGVDPAQLTFEITETALIGNLSEARRFADRVRDLGCGLALDDFGSGYASFRYLRLFPIDLVKIDGEYVVDLVDNPQDQVLVRALVQVCQAYGIHTVAEYVQDEPTLRMLRELGVDYVQGYLIGRPSPVPPGRLQNP is encoded by the coding sequence ATGACCGTGCCCGAAGAACGGGAGCGCTGGTCGCCGGCGCCGCCGTCCGCGCTGCCCGAGCCACGGCAGCCGGTCGAGGACCGAGCGGCCTGGTTCACCTACTCCGCTGCCGGCGATCAGATCGTCTGGTCCGCCACTCTCTCCGCGATGCTCGGCCGGCCGCCCGCGGAGAAGGAGATGACCCGGCAGATCCTCGCCCGCTACGTGCACCGTGACGATCACGCGAAGGCGCTGGGCGCCATCACCGAGGCGTGGACCAGCCGGAACACCGTGCACGCCACGGTCCGGCTGATGCGTACCGACGGCGGCTGGCTGGACGTGGACTGCCGGCTCGAGCCGATGATGAGCCCGGACGGCACGGTTCGCGGCCTGCGCGGCACGGTCAAGGACGTCACCGCCCGGGAGCGCACCCGCCGGGAGGACGCCCGTCTGACCCGGCGTGGTGAGACGGTGCAGGCGTCGCTGATCGAGCCGGATCCCGCGACCGGCCTGCTCACCCGGGCGCGATTCGCCGACGAGATCGATCGCGCCCTGCGGGTCGCGGCGGGGGCGGTCCTGGTGGTCCGGGTCCAGGTCGAGGGCGAAGACCCCGAGGCGGTACGCCCGGAGCACAACGCGGATCTGCTGCGCCGCGCCGCGCGACTCCTCGAGGATCAGGTGCGGCCCGAGCATCTTCTCGGCCGGGTCGGGCCGAACGAGATCGGGGTGCTGCTCGCCGCCTCCGGGTGGAGCGCGGCGCACGAGCACGCCCGGCAGCTGGTCGAGACCCTGGCCGGGCAGTCCTCGCCGGAGGAGTGCCTGCGGGTGAGCGCCTGGGGTGGCCTCGTCCGTTTCGAGCAGGAGGCCGAGGCCGGCAGTCACGGCCTGCTCATCGACGCCGAGCAGGCCTGGCGCCAGTCCCGTGAGCTGCGCCGGCCGCTGACCCTGGTGGCACACCCGGTCCCGGTCCGCGACCGGCAGGGGTCCTACCGCAGCCGCGTCGCCGACGCGCTCGGCACCGACCGGTTCACGCTCTACTCGCAGCCCATCCTGGAGTTGCAGACCAACCGGGTCACCCGGCACGAACTGCTGCTGCGGGTGCTCGACGAGGCCGACGGCCCGCAGTCGCCGATCCAGGTGCTGGACACCGCCGAGCGGCTCGATGCGATCTTCGACATCGACCTCTGGGTGGTGGAGCGGGCCATGCGGCTCGCCGCCGAGGAGCCCGGGCTCTGCCTCCAGGTGAACCTCTCCGGTCGCTCTGTCGGCGATCCGCGGCTCACCGCCGAGGTGGAGAAGCTGCTGGAGCGCTACGGCGTCGACCCGGCGCAGCTCACCTTCGAGATCACCGAGACCGCGCTGATCGGCAACCTGAGCGAGGCCCGCCGCTTCGCCGACCGGGTCCGCGATCTCGGCTGCGGGCTGGCGCTCGACGACTTCGGCTCCGGATACGCGTCCTTCCGCTATCTGCGGCTCTTCCCGATCGACCTCGTCAAGATCGACGGGGAGTACGTGGTGGACCTCGTCGACAACCCGCAGGACCAGGTGCTGGTCCGGGCGCTCGTGCAGGTCTGCCAGGCGTACGGGATCCACACCGTGGCGGAGTACGTGCAGGACGAACCCACCCTGCGGATGCTGCGTGAGCTGGGTGTCGACTACGTGCAGGGCTATCTGATCGGCCGGCCGTCACCGGTTCCGCCGGGCCGATTGCAGAACCCCTGA
- a CDS encoding LPXTG cell wall anchor domain-containing protein gives MKRYLYGALAGLALLLSGSPVQAAPVTGVELRVSDVTLTPGADPTRVEAFLYSSAAVDLGAGGGVTLKLSGLTGVELIGNARLFPCEDTVGPTLSCALEASQLPAGGASAGFTGFIRATGEAALGQQGTLTVTVVAPNLSPLTTTAKVVVGTAASPSPSVSPSASVSASPSVSASVSASASASASASVSASASVSASASPTASVSSSPAAGGGGLPVTGPQGGTFAVAGGALVIAGAAGFVLARRRRARFEA, from the coding sequence ATGAAGCGATATCTGTACGGTGCTCTGGCCGGCCTGGCCCTTCTCCTGTCCGGCTCGCCGGTTCAGGCCGCTCCGGTCACCGGTGTCGAACTGCGCGTCTCGGACGTCACTCTGACACCGGGCGCCGATCCGACCCGGGTCGAGGCGTTCCTGTACTCGTCCGCCGCTGTGGATCTTGGAGCGGGTGGGGGTGTCACGCTGAAGCTCTCCGGCCTCACCGGGGTGGAACTCATCGGCAACGCGCGGCTGTTTCCCTGCGAGGACACCGTCGGGCCCACGCTGAGCTGCGCCCTCGAGGCTTCTCAGCTTCCGGCCGGCGGCGCCTCGGCGGGCTTCACCGGCTTCATCCGCGCTACCGGTGAGGCCGCGCTCGGGCAGCAGGGCACCCTGACCGTGACCGTCGTCGCGCCGAACCTGTCACCGCTGACCACCACCGCGAAGGTGGTCGTCGGGACCGCGGCGTCTCCGTCGCCGTCTGTTTCTCCGTCGGCCTCCGTCTCCGCTTCCCCGTCCGTCTCGGCGTCGGTGTCTGCGTCGGCGTCTGCCTCCGCGTCGGCTTCCGTTTCCGCGTCGGCTTCCGTTTCCGCCTCGGCTTCTCCGACCGCTTCGGTCAGCTCCTCGCCGGCCGCCGGCGGGGGCGGGCTGCCGGTCACCGGGCCGCAGGGCGGGACGTTCGCCGTCGCCGGTGGTGCGTTGGTGATCGCGGGCGCGGCCGGGTTCGTCCTGGCTCGTCGTCGCCGGGCGCGGTTCGAGGCCTGA
- a CDS encoding GNAT family N-acetyltransferase: MLVDLWPLFGLIIRTPRLELRLPREEELAALASVASDGAFRPGEQPFLTPWGDGTPAGRARAVATGQWRSLAGWKPDRWELPLGVFAAGEPLGMVALMARDFPVVRQVTTWSWLGLGHHGKGYGTEARAGLLALAFDHLGATSARTDVFQDNHASQAVSRKLGYEPDGISIDARDGEAVISDRLRLTASGWSAVRSSIPVTVAGLEPCRPEFGLDLPLHRPPLG; the protein is encoded by the coding sequence ATGCTTGTCGATCTGTGGCCGCTGTTCGGACTGATCATCCGTACGCCCCGGCTGGAACTGCGCCTGCCCCGCGAGGAGGAACTGGCCGCCCTCGCCTCGGTGGCGTCCGACGGCGCTTTCCGCCCCGGCGAGCAGCCGTTCCTCACACCGTGGGGTGACGGCACCCCGGCCGGCCGCGCCCGTGCCGTGGCCACCGGCCAGTGGCGCAGCCTCGCCGGCTGGAAGCCCGACCGCTGGGAACTCCCGCTCGGTGTCTTCGCGGCCGGCGAACCGCTCGGCATGGTCGCCCTGATGGCCCGCGACTTCCCGGTTGTCCGCCAGGTCACCACCTGGTCGTGGCTCGGGCTCGGCCACCACGGTAAGGGGTACGGCACCGAGGCCCGGGCCGGGCTCCTCGCCCTCGCCTTCGACCACCTCGGCGCCACCTCCGCCCGGACCGACGTCTTCCAGGACAACCACGCGTCCCAGGCGGTGTCCCGCAAGCTGGGATACGAGCCGGACGGCATCTCGATCGACGCCCGCGACGGCGAAGCCGTGATCTCCGACCGCCTCCGCCTCACCGCCTCCGGCTGGTCAGCGGTCCGCTCCTCGATCCCCGTCACGGTCGCCGGCCTGGAACCGTGCCGCCCCGAATTCGGTCTCGACCTTCCGCTCCACCGGCCTCCTCTCGGATGA
- a CDS encoding MarR family winged helix-turn-helix transcriptional regulator — protein sequence MTEPIDGAPRWLSDEQQHTWRRLVEVLVRMPSALEAQLQRDAGLTHMGYLVLMTLSERPDRRLAMSRLAKLACASLSRLSHVVARLEEKGWIRRERDPADGRVQIAVLTDAGWDKVVETAPGHAEAVQQLVFDRLTTAQARQLTKLTEALLASPMEVRPVPARSSAEPVPGSEI from the coding sequence ATGACTGAGCCCATCGACGGCGCGCCTCGCTGGTTGAGCGACGAGCAGCAGCACACCTGGCGCCGGCTGGTCGAGGTGCTCGTCCGGATGCCGTCCGCGCTCGAAGCCCAGCTGCAGCGCGACGCCGGGCTGACCCACATGGGCTACCTCGTCCTGATGACCCTCTCCGAGCGGCCCGACCGGCGGCTGGCGATGAGCAGGCTGGCGAAGCTCGCGTGCGCCTCGCTGTCCCGCCTCTCGCACGTCGTGGCCCGGCTCGAGGAGAAGGGCTGGATCCGCCGCGAGCGCGACCCGGCCGACGGGCGGGTGCAGATCGCCGTGCTCACCGACGCCGGCTGGGACAAGGTCGTGGAGACCGCTCCCGGTCACGCCGAGGCGGTGCAGCAGCTGGTCTTCGACCGGTTGACGACGGCGCAGGCCCGTCAGCTGACGAAGCTCACCGAGGCGCTGCTGGCTTCCCCGATGGAGGTCCGGCCGGTGCCGGCCCGGTCCTCGGCCGAGCCGGTGCCGGGCTCCGAGATCTAA
- a CDS encoding GNAT family N-acetyltransferase, translating to MSTPEIRPFTDADWPGVWEIISEVVRAQETFPYDPGLSSSQARAMWVEQPPGLTVVASSGSSVLGTAKMGPNRGGPGAHVATASFMVGAASRGQGVGTVLSRFAVDWARRSGYAAVQFNAVVETNIAAVRLYQRLGFQIIGTVPRSFEHPSLGRVGLHVMHLEF from the coding sequence TTGTCGACGCCTGAGATCAGGCCGTTCACGGACGCCGACTGGCCCGGCGTCTGGGAGATCATCAGCGAGGTCGTGCGGGCTCAGGAGACGTTTCCGTACGACCCCGGCCTGTCCTCGTCGCAGGCCCGCGCCATGTGGGTCGAGCAGCCACCGGGCCTCACCGTGGTGGCCTCGTCGGGATCGTCGGTGCTGGGCACCGCCAAGATGGGCCCGAATCGCGGCGGTCCCGGCGCGCATGTGGCCACCGCGAGCTTCATGGTGGGCGCCGCCTCCCGCGGTCAGGGCGTCGGTACCGTCCTCTCCCGCTTCGCCGTCGATTGGGCTCGCCGGTCCGGATACGCCGCCGTGCAGTTCAACGCCGTCGTGGAGACCAACATCGCGGCGGTACGGCTCTATCAGCGCCTGGGATTCCAGATCATCGGTACGGTGCCCCGCTCGTTCGAGCACCCTTCCCTCGGACGGGTCGGCCTGCACGTGATGCATCTGGAATTCTGA
- a CDS encoding alpha/beta hydrolase, with the protein MSFLLLHGWQNRRPPEHWQHWLAGELTALGHDVDYPQLPDPDHPKLDDWMAELRTRVAAMPGSSRTVLCHSLGCLLWLNAVARGAVPVQVDRVLLVAPPSPSVTLSHPEIAGFAHPPVTPAQLAAASRHTRLVGTDNDPYFPEDIREVYGSLNIPIDVLPGAAHLNMDSGYGPWPSILTWSQASDDIPLERRPS; encoded by the coding sequence ATGAGCTTCCTCCTGCTGCACGGCTGGCAGAACCGACGGCCACCCGAACACTGGCAGCACTGGCTGGCCGGTGAACTGACCGCCCTCGGCCACGACGTCGACTACCCGCAACTGCCGGACCCGGACCACCCGAAGCTCGACGACTGGATGGCCGAACTCCGCACCCGCGTCGCCGCCATGCCCGGCAGCAGCCGAACCGTGCTCTGCCACAGCCTCGGCTGCCTGCTCTGGCTGAACGCCGTCGCCAGGGGCGCGGTCCCCGTACAGGTCGATCGGGTCTTGCTCGTGGCTCCTCCCTCCCCCTCGGTGACCCTGAGCCACCCGGAGATCGCCGGCTTCGCCCATCCACCGGTGACACCCGCCCAGCTGGCCGCGGCCTCCCGCCACACCCGTCTCGTGGGTACCGACAACGACCCCTATTTCCCTGAGGACATCCGCGAGGTCTACGGCTCCCTGAACATCCCGATCGACGTGCTGCCGGGCGCGGCCCACCTGAACATGGATTCCGGGTACGGCCCCTGGCCCTCGATCCTCACCTGGTCCCAGGCTTCTGACGACATTCCCTTGGAGCGGCGCCCTTCATAG
- a CDS encoding FAD-dependent monooxygenase, with product MTLRILVVGAGIAGLSAARGLRVAGFRPEVVEALPATVVPGAGIYLPGNASRALRLLGLDVPLRPLGDLIFRQVFLDARGRQLFEMDVAALWAGVGESRALSRADLQQVLLTGVGGDVRFETEVTGLEIVDGAAKVEFSTGGVAEYDLVIGADGRRSTIREKVGLGGPAVPTGQIVYRAVVSGGPPLTDWTAVLGRRASFVAMPMGGRRIYCYADETAPDSPNPEDPRARLIELFGSFGGPVAAILDRVEKVQVARTDEVVLPTWSKGPVLLVGDAAHATAPTLAQGAAMSFEDGYVLGQVLRESAGDIPGALNRYEQRRRPRCAEVRERTRERDRTRDVPPTLRDPMLRRRGLRLFTDHYRELVSPV from the coding sequence ATGACCTTGCGCATCCTCGTGGTGGGCGCCGGCATTGCCGGCCTGTCTGCGGCGCGGGGGTTGCGCGTCGCCGGCTTCCGGCCGGAGGTGGTGGAGGCGTTGCCCGCCACCGTCGTGCCCGGTGCCGGCATCTACCTCCCGGGGAATGCGTCCCGCGCGTTACGGCTGCTCGGCCTCGATGTGCCGCTGCGCCCGCTCGGCGATCTGATCTTCCGGCAGGTCTTTCTCGACGCGCGCGGCCGTCAGCTCTTCGAGATGGACGTAGCAGCGCTCTGGGCCGGCGTCGGCGAGTCCCGCGCCCTGTCCCGGGCGGATCTCCAGCAGGTGCTGCTCACCGGCGTCGGCGGTGACGTCCGCTTCGAGACCGAGGTGACCGGGCTGGAGATCGTCGACGGCGCGGCGAAGGTGGAGTTCTCCACCGGCGGCGTCGCGGAGTACGACCTCGTCATCGGCGCCGACGGTCGCCGCTCGACGATCCGGGAGAAGGTCGGTCTCGGCGGCCCCGCCGTGCCGACCGGCCAGATCGTCTACCGGGCGGTGGTCAGTGGCGGCCCGCCGCTGACCGACTGGACGGCGGTGCTCGGCCGGCGCGCGTCGTTCGTCGCCATGCCGATGGGTGGCCGCAGGATCTACTGCTACGCCGACGAGACCGCGCCGGACAGCCCCAATCCGGAGGACCCGCGCGCCCGGCTCATCGAGCTCTTCGGCTCGTTCGGCGGCCCGGTCGCGGCCATCCTGGACAGGGTGGAGAAGGTGCAGGTCGCGCGGACCGACGAGGTCGTGCTGCCGACCTGGTCGAAGGGCCCGGTGCTGCTGGTCGGCGACGCGGCGCACGCCACCGCGCCGACCCTGGCACAGGGCGCCGCGATGTCGTTCGAGGACGGCTATGTGCTCGGTCAGGTGCTGCGTGAGTCCGCCGGGGACATCCCGGGCGCACTGAATCGTTATGAGCAGCGGCGCCGCCCGCGCTGCGCCGAGGTGCGCGAGCGGACCCGGGAGCGCGACCGGACCCGTGACGTCCCGCCCACGCTGCGTGACCCGATGCTGCGGCGGCGTGGTCTCCGTCTCTTCACCGACCACTATCGCGAGCTGGTGTCTCCCGTTTAG
- the ctaD gene encoding cytochrome c oxidase subunit I, giving the protein MTTVAPSPIATRPYPVRRQVKGSAFARILRTTDAKQIGIMYMITAFVFFLLGGLMALLMRAELARPGMQLLSPEQFNQLFTMHGTIMLLFFATPIVFAFGNYVVPIQIGAPDVSFPRLNAFAYWLYLFGGLITIGGFLTPGGAADFGWFAYTPLSDSLHSPGVGGNMWVVGLAISGLGTILGSVNLITTILTLRAPGMTMFRMPIMTWNMLVTALLAVMVFPFLAAALFALAADRVLGAHVFDVETGGPMLWQHLFWFFGHPEVYIIALPFFGIITEVIPVFSRKPVFGYKGLVAATLLIGALSMSVWAHHMFATGQVLLPFFSFLSFLIAVPTGMKFFVWIGTMWRGQISFESPMLFALGFMVTFLFGGLSGVLLASPPIDFHVSDSYFVIAHFHYVLFGTIVFAVFAGIYFWFPKMFGRMLDERLAKIHFWLTFIGFHATFLVQHWLGTKGMPRRYADYLPTDGFTFLNTFSTVGSFVLGLSTLPFIYNVWKSYKVGVVTTANDPWGHGNSLEWATTTPPPLRNFDRMPRIRSERPAFDEKFPELAAGHSLAGPPEGGARPLSAESDGGATYQEDKS; this is encoded by the coding sequence GTGACGACCGTTGCGCCGTCGCCGATCGCGACCCGACCATATCCGGTTCGGCGGCAGGTCAAGGGTTCCGCGTTTGCTCGGATCCTGCGCACGACGGACGCGAAGCAGATCGGGATCATGTACATGATCACGGCCTTCGTGTTCTTCCTGCTTGGTGGCCTGATGGCCCTGCTCATGCGTGCCGAGCTGGCTCGCCCGGGTATGCAGTTGCTGTCGCCGGAACAGTTCAACCAGCTGTTCACCATGCACGGCACGATCATGCTGCTCTTCTTCGCGACGCCGATCGTGTTCGCGTTCGGCAACTACGTGGTGCCGATCCAGATCGGCGCGCCCGACGTGTCGTTCCCGCGGCTCAACGCGTTCGCGTACTGGCTGTACCTGTTCGGCGGCCTGATCACCATCGGCGGGTTCCTGACGCCCGGTGGCGCTGCCGACTTCGGCTGGTTCGCGTACACGCCGCTGAGCGACTCGCTGCACTCGCCGGGTGTCGGCGGCAACATGTGGGTCGTCGGCCTGGCCATCTCCGGTCTGGGCACGATCCTCGGCTCGGTCAACCTGATCACCACGATCCTGACGCTGCGCGCGCCCGGCATGACGATGTTCCGCATGCCGATCATGACCTGGAACATGCTGGTCACCGCGCTGCTCGCGGTCATGGTCTTCCCGTTCCTGGCCGCCGCGCTCTTCGCGCTCGCCGCGGACCGCGTCCTCGGTGCTCACGTCTTCGACGTGGAGACCGGCGGGCCGATGCTCTGGCAGCACCTCTTCTGGTTCTTCGGCCACCCCGAGGTCTACATCATCGCGCTGCCGTTCTTCGGCATCATCACCGAGGTCATCCCGGTCTTCAGCCGCAAGCCGGTCTTCGGCTACAAGGGCCTCGTCGCCGCGACCCTGCTGATCGGCGCGCTGTCGATGTCGGTGTGGGCGCACCACATGTTCGCCACCGGCCAGGTGCTGCTGCCGTTCTTCAGCTTCCTGAGCTTCCTCATCGCGGTGCCGACCGGCATGAAGTTCTTCGTGTGGATCGGCACGATGTGGCGCGGCCAGATCAGTTTCGAGTCGCCGATGCTCTTCGCACTCGGCTTCATGGTGACGTTCCTCTTCGGTGGTCTCTCCGGCGTGCTGCTGGCGTCCCCGCCGATCGACTTCCACGTCTCCGACTCGTACTTCGTGATCGCGCACTTCCACTACGTGCTCTTCGGCACGATCGTGTTCGCCGTCTTCGCGGGCATCTACTTCTGGTTCCCGAAGATGTTCGGCCGGATGCTCGACGAGCGCCTCGCCAAGATTCACTTCTGGCTGACGTTCATCGGCTTCCACGCGACGTTCCTGGTGCAGCACTGGCTGGGCACCAAGGGCATGCCGCGGCGGTACGCGGACTACCTGCCGACCGACGGCTTCACCTTCCTCAACACGTTCTCGACGGTCGGCTCGTTCGTCCTCGGCCTGTCGACCCTGCCGTTCATCTACAACGTGTGGAAGTCGTACAAGGTCGGCGTCGTCACCACGGCGAACGACCCGTGGGGCCACGGCAACTCGCTCGAGTGGGCGACCACCACGCCGCCGCCGCTGCGCAACTTCGACCGGATGCCGCGGATCCGCTCCGAGCGTCCCGCGTTCGACGAGAAGTTCCCGGAGCTGGCCGCCGGCCACTCGCTCGCCGGCCCGCCGGAGGGTGGCGCGAGGCCGCTGTCCGCCGAGTCCGACGGCGGGGCGACGTACCAGGAAGACAAGAGCTAG
- a CDS encoding DNA polymerase ligase N-terminal domain-containing protein, with amino-acid sequence MTDRLDEYRRKRDAGRTPEPVPAGTPEKTATTRFVIQQHHARSLHWDVRLEHDGVLVSFAVPRGLPRDQARNYLAKHTEDHPLEYLDFAGEIPAGEYGGGRMTIHDRGTYEADKWRDDEIGVTFHGERTSGRYVFFQTGGRDWMVRRMDPAEPGWEPMPEAVPPMLATRSGGLPADDADWGYEMAWGGRRVSAYISGGRSRLIDGDGTDVTAWFPEIRPLGPALAPVEAVLDGEIVAFDGNRPSAELLTRRKEPKDAAAARRQADRTPVQFLVYDLLWLEGHSTVELVRYAERRELLDGLALAGDHWQTPPFFPGGGEFACEAARAQGLAGVVAKRLDSPYLPGRRSRLWLSIPAG; translated from the coding sequence ATGACGGACCGCCTCGACGAGTACCGCCGCAAGCGGGACGCCGGCCGCACCCCCGAGCCGGTGCCGGCCGGCACTCCGGAGAAGACCGCGACCACCCGGTTCGTGATCCAGCAGCATCACGCCCGCAGCCTCCACTGGGACGTCCGCCTGGAACACGACGGCGTGCTGGTCTCCTTCGCCGTGCCCCGCGGGCTCCCCCGCGACCAGGCCCGCAACTATCTGGCCAAGCACACCGAGGACCACCCGCTGGAGTACCTCGACTTCGCCGGCGAGATCCCGGCCGGCGAGTACGGCGGCGGCCGGATGACCATCCACGATCGAGGGACGTACGAGGCCGACAAGTGGCGGGACGACGAGATCGGGGTGACGTTCCACGGCGAGCGGACGTCCGGGCGGTACGTCTTCTTCCAGACCGGCGGCCGCGACTGGATGGTGCGGCGGATGGATCCGGCGGAACCGGGCTGGGAGCCGATGCCCGAGGCCGTGCCGCCGATGCTCGCCACGCGGTCGGGCGGGCTGCCGGCCGACGACGCCGACTGGGGCTACGAGATGGCCTGGGGCGGCCGTCGTGTCTCCGCGTACATCTCCGGTGGAAGATCTCGCCTGATCGACGGTGACGGAACCGATGTGACCGCGTGGTTCCCGGAGATCCGGCCGCTCGGCCCGGCGCTCGCGCCGGTCGAGGCGGTGCTGGACGGCGAGATCGTCGCGTTCGACGGCAACCGGCCGTCGGCGGAGCTGCTCACCCGCCGCAAGGAGCCGAAGGACGCCGCGGCGGCCCGGCGGCAGGCGGACCGGACGCCGGTGCAGTTCCTGGTCTACGACCTGCTGTGGCTGGAGGGGCACTCCACGGTGGAGCTCGTGCGGTACGCGGAGCGGCGCGAGCTGCTCGACGGCCTCGCCCTCGCCGGTGACCACTGGCAGACGCCGCCGTTCTTCCCGGGCGGCGGCGAGTTCGCCTGCGAAGCGGCCCGCGCCCAGGGCCTCGCGGGTGTGGTGGCGAAGCGGCTGGACTCGCCCTACCTGCCGGGACGCCGGAGCCGTCTCTGGCTCAGCATCCCGGCAGGCTGA